A stretch of the Streptococcus suis genome encodes the following:
- a CDS encoding type I pantothenate kinase, with protein sequence MKNEFINFERISRETWQQLHRHTTAPLTQEELNSIKSFNDNIKLQEVSDVYLPLINLIRIYRKARTDLTFSKSLFLQKKIKEQPFIIGVSGSVAVGKSTTSRLLQILLSQTFRHAKVELVTTDGFLYPNAELQEKGLLDKKGFPESYNMELLLNFVDTIKNGESFSIPTYSHEIYDIVPDSYQTIEAPDFLIVEGINVFQNPQNQRLYVSDYFDVSIYVDADVDNIETWYFERFQKLLKLAEKDPTNYYHRFTHLPFAEVIEMAQSIWKNINLANLEKYIEPTRNRADIILHKGLNHEIDEIYLKK encoded by the coding sequence ATGAAAAATGAATTTATAAATTTTGAACGCATTAGCAGAGAAACCTGGCAACAACTTCACCGCCATACGACAGCTCCACTCACACAAGAAGAACTAAACTCCATAAAGAGTTTCAATGATAATATAAAACTCCAAGAAGTTTCGGACGTCTATTTACCATTGATCAATCTCATTCGCATTTATCGTAAAGCTCGCACGGATTTAACCTTTTCAAAAAGTTTGTTTTTACAAAAGAAAATCAAAGAACAACCCTTTATCATAGGTGTGTCTGGTAGTGTTGCTGTCGGAAAATCTACAACCAGTCGACTTCTACAAATATTACTTTCCCAAACATTTAGGCATGCAAAAGTTGAGTTGGTTACGACAGATGGATTTCTTTATCCAAATGCAGAGCTTCAAGAAAAAGGTCTTCTTGACAAAAAAGGGTTTCCTGAATCATACAATATGGAGCTGTTACTGAATTTTGTGGATACTATAAAAAATGGTGAATCTTTTAGCATTCCAACTTATTCACACGAAATTTACGATATCGTTCCAGATTCTTATCAAACCATCGAGGCACCTGATTTCCTCATCGTGGAAGGCATCAACGTATTCCAAAATCCTCAAAACCAACGATTGTATGTGAGCGACTATTTTGATGTTTCGATTTATGTAGATGCTGACGTGGATAATATTGAAACCTGGTACTTTGAACGATTCCAAAAATTGCTGAAACTAGCTGAAAAAGATCCCACAAACTATTACCATCGCTTCACACATTTACCATTTGCAGAAGTCATTGAAATGGCTCAAAGTATCTGGAAAAATATTAACTTGGCCAACCTAGAAAAGTATATTGAACCGACACGAAACCGAGCAGATATTATCCTACACAAAGGATTGAATCACGAAATCGATGAAATTTACTTAAAAAAATAA
- a CDS encoding class I SAM-dependent methyltransferase yields the protein MSNMYYEKNPSTAHDIHELRVLLLDTPMTFQTDAGVFSKKMIDYGSQVLLKSLHLEEGKSLLDVGCGYGTIGLTLAKVYHVDTTMIDINNRALALAEKNATLNNVAVDIFQSDIYENVTKQFDYIVSNPPIRAGKAVVHQVISGAKNHLSENGTLTIVIQKKQGAPSAKAKMEEVFGNCEIIRKDKGYYILESVNK from the coding sequence ATGTCAAATATGTATTACGAGAAAAATCCAAGTACAGCACATGATATTCATGAACTTCGTGTTCTTTTACTGGACACCCCAATGACATTCCAAACAGACGCAGGGGTATTTAGTAAGAAAATGATAGATTATGGAAGTCAGGTGCTTTTAAAGTCTCTTCATTTAGAAGAAGGAAAGTCTTTGCTTGACGTAGGTTGTGGCTATGGTACGATTGGCTTAACACTTGCAAAGGTCTATCATGTTGACACTACAATGATAGATATCAATAACAGAGCCTTGGCATTGGCTGAAAAAAATGCTACACTAAACAATGTTGCTGTCGACATTTTCCAATCCGATATCTATGAAAATGTGACAAAACAATTTGATTATATTGTTTCAAACCCTCCAATTCGCGCTGGTAAGGCGGTTGTTCACCAAGTGATTTCAGGAGCTAAGAATCATCTATCCGAAAATGGCACGCTTACTATTGTAATTCAGAAAAAACAAGGTGCACCAAGTGCAAAAGCTAAGATGGAAGAGGTTTTTGGAAACTGTGAAATTATCAGGAAGGATAAAGGATATTATATCCTCGAAAGTGTGAACAAATGA
- the deoC gene encoding deoxyribose-phosphate aldolase, with protein MKLNKYIDHTILKPETTQEQVEKILSEAKEYDFASVCVNPTWVSLAAESLKDSDVKVCTVIGFPLGASTSAVKAFETKDAIANGADEIDMVINVGALKAGNDALVLDDIKAVVDASGDKLVKVIIEACLLTDDEKVRACQLSKEAGADYVKTSTGFSTGGATVADVALMRKTVGPDMGVKASGGARSYEDAIAFIEAGASRIGASSGVAIMNGAQADGDY; from the coding sequence ATGAAATTGAATAAATATATTGATCATACAATCTTAAAACCAGAAACAACACAAGAACAGGTTGAAAAGATTCTATCTGAAGCAAAAGAATATGATTTTGCTAGTGTCTGTGTAAATCCAACATGGGTTTCATTGGCAGCAGAAAGCCTGAAAGACAGTGATGTTAAAGTTTGTACAGTAATTGGCTTCCCTTTGGGAGCAAGTACTTCTGCAGTTAAAGCCTTTGAAACCAAAGATGCTATTGCAAATGGTGCTGATGAGATTGATATGGTGATCAATGTCGGTGCTTTAAAAGCTGGAAATGATGCCTTGGTTTTGGATGATATTAAAGCAGTTGTAGATGCTAGTGGTGATAAACTTGTTAAAGTAATCATCGAAGCTTGCTTATTAACAGATGATGAGAAAGTGAGAGCTTGTCAATTGTCAAAAGAAGCTGGAGCTGATTATGTGAAGACTTCTACCGGTTTTTCAACTGGTGGTGCTACAGTTGCTGACGTCGCATTGATGAGAAAAACTGTGGGTCCAGACATGGGCGTTAAAGCTTCTGGTGGTGCACGTTCTTATGAAGATGCTATTGCCTTCATCGAAGCTGGAGCATCTCGAATTGGTGCATCGTCAGGTGTAGCAATTATGAACGGAGCACAGGCGGATGGAGACTACTAA
- a CDS encoding BMP family ABC transporter substrate-binding protein, producing the protein MNKKFIGLGLASVAALSLAACGSRTAKNDSSSSDSASSIKAAIVTDIGGVDDRSFNQSAWEGLQEWGDAAGLSKGNGYDYFQSANESEYITNLDSAVSGGYNLVFGIGFALESAIKEVAPNNPDTHYVIVDSVVADEDNVVSVGFADHEASYLAGVAAAKSTKTKQVGFVGGMKSEVIDRFEAGFVAGVKSVDESIKIDIQYAGSFGDAAKGQTIAAAQYAAGADIIFHASGGTGNGVFAAAKAENETRNEADKVWVIGVDRDQSAEGAYTSKDGKESNFVLASTLKLVGAAVKDIATKAENGEFPGGEIVRYTLADKGVELAETNLSDDAAKAVADAKQAILDGKIEVPEKP; encoded by the coding sequence ATGAACAAGAAATTTATTGGCCTTGGGCTAGCTTCAGTTGCAGCTCTTTCTTTAGCAGCTTGCGGAAGCCGTACTGCAAAGAATGATTCGTCATCATCTGATAGTGCTTCAAGCATTAAAGCAGCAATTGTTACCGATATCGGTGGTGTTGATGACCGTTCATTTAACCAATCTGCGTGGGAAGGTCTTCAAGAGTGGGGCGATGCAGCGGGTCTTTCTAAAGGTAATGGTTATGACTATTTCCAATCTGCTAATGAATCAGAATACATTACCAACCTTGATTCAGCAGTTTCAGGCGGTTACAACCTAGTATTTGGTATTGGCTTTGCGTTGGAATCAGCGATTAAAGAAGTGGCTCCAAACAACCCAGATACACACTATGTTATCGTGGATAGTGTTGTTGCTGACGAAGATAACGTAGTTAGCGTTGGTTTCGCTGACCATGAAGCTTCTTACCTTGCTGGTGTTGCGGCTGCTAAATCAACTAAAACGAAACAAGTTGGTTTTGTCGGTGGTATGAAAAGTGAAGTTATCGACCGTTTTGAAGCTGGTTTCGTAGCTGGTGTTAAATCTGTCGATGAATCAATCAAAATTGATATTCAATACGCTGGTTCATTTGGTGATGCTGCTAAAGGTCAAACGATCGCTGCTGCTCAATACGCTGCAGGTGCAGATATTATCTTCCACGCTTCTGGTGGTACTGGTAATGGTGTGTTTGCCGCTGCTAAAGCTGAAAACGAAACTCGTAATGAAGCAGATAAAGTTTGGGTAATCGGTGTTGACCGTGACCAATCCGCAGAAGGTGCTTACACTTCTAAAGATGGTAAAGAATCTAACTTTGTATTGGCATCTACTTTGAAACTAGTTGGTGCAGCAGTAAAAGATATTGCTACAAAAGCTGAAAATGGTGAATTCCCTGGTGGTGAAATCGTTCGTTATACTCTTGCTGATAAAGGTGTAGAGTTGGCTGAAACTAACCTTTCAGATGATGCTGCGAAAGCTGTTGCTGACGCAAAACAAGCTATTCTTGATGGTAAAATAGAAGTACCAGAAAAACCATAA
- a CDS encoding cytidine deaminase has translation METTNLIELVVDNSKYAYVPYSHFPVSAILVTKSGELYSGVNIENASFGLTNCAERTAIFKAISEGVRDFSEIIIYGETEKPISPCGACRQVMAEFFDKDLKVTLVAKDKSTVVMTVGELLPYSFTDLS, from the coding sequence ATGGAGACTACTAATTTAATAGAACTAGTTGTAGACAATAGCAAATATGCCTATGTGCCCTATTCACATTTTCCAGTCAGTGCTATTCTTGTTACAAAGTCTGGGGAACTATATTCAGGTGTGAATATAGAAAATGCTAGTTTTGGGTTGACGAATTGTGCCGAGAGAACAGCGATTTTTAAAGCAATCTCCGAGGGAGTACGTGACTTCTCTGAAATTATTATTTATGGTGAAACAGAGAAGCCAATATCTCCTTGTGGAGCATGTCGCCAAGTTATGGCGGAATTTTTTGATAAGGATTTAAAAGTGACTCTTGTCGCTAAAGATAAATCGACAGTCGTGATGACAGTCGGGGAATTACTTCCATATTCCTTTACAGACTTATCTTAG
- a CDS encoding DNA-binding response regulator: protein MIKILLVEDDLSLSNSVFDFLDDFADVMQVFDGEEGIYEAETGVYDLILLDLMLPEKDGFQVLKELREKGISTPVLITTAKEGLEDKGHGFELGADDYLTKPFYLEELKMRIQALLKRAGKFNENTLTYGDVTVDLSTNTTTVNGQEVELLGKEFDLLVYFLQNQNVILPKTQIFDRIWGFDSDTTISVVEVYVSKVRKKLKGTAFGENLQTLRSVGYILKNV, encoded by the coding sequence ATGATTAAGATACTGTTGGTAGAAGACGATTTAAGCCTTTCTAATTCAGTCTTTGATTTTTTAGATGATTTTGCAGACGTTATGCAAGTTTTTGATGGTGAAGAAGGTATTTACGAAGCGGAAACAGGGGTTTATGATTTAATTCTTTTAGATTTAATGTTACCTGAGAAAGATGGTTTTCAAGTATTAAAAGAATTGCGTGAAAAAGGGATCTCAACTCCTGTTCTGATTACGACAGCCAAGGAAGGCCTAGAGGATAAAGGACATGGGTTTGAATTGGGTGCAGATGACTATCTCACAAAACCATTCTATTTAGAAGAACTCAAAATGCGTATTCAAGCCTTGTTAAAACGAGCAGGGAAGTTCAATGAAAATACTCTAACATACGGAGATGTTACTGTCGACTTATCTACAAATACTACGACAGTCAATGGTCAAGAAGTAGAATTGTTAGGGAAAGAGTTCGATTTGTTGGTATATTTCTTACAGAATCAGAATGTGATTTTACCTAAAACACAGATTTTTGATCGTATTTGGGGATTTGATAGTGATACAACCATTTCAGTTGTTGAAGTTTACGTATCGAAAGTAAGGAAAAAATTGAAAGGAACCGCATTTGGAGAAAATCTTCAAACTCTTCGTAGTGTCGGTTACATTTTGAAAAATGTCTAA
- a CDS encoding pyrimidine-nucleoside phosphorylase has translation MRAVDLIQKKRDGLELSSDEIKWLIDGYVAGTVPDYQMSALAMAIYFKGMSTREISDLTMSMVATGEQIDLSAIPGIKVDKHSTGGVGDKVTLILAPLVASFGVPVAKMSGRGLGHTGGTLDKLESINGFQIEVSQEDFIKQVQETGVAVIGQSDNLVKADKLLYALRDVTATVDIIPLIASSVMSKKIAAGADAILLDVTVGEGAFMKTVEDARVLAQTMVDLGNAVGRKTVAVLTDMSQPVGTSIGNRLEILEALEILQGRGREDVTNFICELAHIMLVLANVEKSVEEVKQHIDNGLALKKFEEMVLAQGGDLSDLYRPVEVSHQVPVYAEKDGYIVALPALEFGLFAMKLGAGRAVKSDQLDYETGIIFHKKVGESVAEGEQIATIYANENISEDMLTNFQKNVKIDKTSVKTKEIIEIIY, from the coding sequence ATGAGAGCAGTTGACTTAATTCAAAAAAAAAGAGATGGTTTAGAATTATCGTCAGATGAGATCAAATGGTTGATTGACGGTTACGTAGCTGGAACTGTTCCAGATTATCAGATGTCTGCTCTTGCGATGGCTATTTACTTTAAGGGCATGTCAACGCGTGAAATTTCAGATTTAACCATGTCTATGGTTGCAACGGGTGAACAGATTGATTTATCAGCCATTCCAGGTATAAAAGTGGATAAACATTCTACTGGTGGTGTTGGTGACAAGGTCACCCTGATTCTTGCCCCTCTGGTTGCAAGTTTTGGTGTTCCTGTAGCAAAAATGAGCGGTCGTGGTTTAGGCCATACTGGTGGTACACTAGACAAGTTAGAATCGATTAATGGTTTTCAAATTGAAGTTAGTCAAGAAGATTTTATTAAACAAGTTCAAGAAACTGGTGTTGCAGTAATTGGCCAATCTGACAATCTGGTGAAAGCGGACAAATTACTCTACGCCCTTCGAGATGTCACTGCCACAGTTGATATTATTCCTTTAATTGCAAGTTCTGTCATGTCTAAAAAAATTGCAGCAGGTGCAGATGCGATTCTTCTAGATGTCACTGTTGGTGAGGGTGCTTTCATGAAGACTGTGGAGGATGCGCGTGTTCTTGCACAAACCATGGTTGATTTAGGGAATGCTGTTGGCCGTAAAACAGTCGCAGTTTTGACAGACATGTCACAACCAGTAGGGACTTCAATTGGTAATCGATTAGAAATTTTAGAAGCCCTTGAAATATTGCAAGGGAGAGGTCGCGAGGATGTAACCAATTTCATTTGCGAATTAGCACATATCATGTTAGTTCTTGCGAATGTTGAAAAGAGTGTTGAAGAAGTTAAACAGCATATTGATAATGGCCTCGCATTGAAGAAGTTTGAGGAAATGGTGCTTGCACAGGGTGGTGATTTATCTGATCTATACCGACCTGTAGAAGTGTCACACCAAGTTCCTGTTTATGCAGAGAAAGACGGTTATATCGTGGCACTACCAGCATTAGAGTTTGGCTTATTTGCCATGAAACTTGGTGCAGGTCGCGCTGTAAAATCGGATCAATTGGATTACGAAACGGGAATTATTTTCCATAAAAAAGTAGGTGAATCTGTTGCAGAAGGTGAACAGATTGCGACAATATATGCCAATGAAAATATTTCGGAAGATATGCTTACAAATTTTCAAAAAAATGTTAAAATAGATAAAACAAGTGTAAAGACGAAAGAAATTATTGAAATAATTTATTAA
- a CDS encoding 30S ribosomal protein S20, giving the protein MANIKSAIKRAELNVKQNEKNSAQKSAMRTAIKTFEANPSEELFRFASSAIDKAETKGLIHKNKASRDKARLASKLA; this is encoded by the coding sequence TTGGCAAACATTAAGTCAGCTATCAAACGCGCTGAATTGAACGTTAAACAAAACGAAAAAAACTCAGCACAAAAATCAGCTATGCGTACTGCAATTAAAACATTTGAAGCTAACCCATCTGAAGAGCTTTTCCGCTTTGCTAGCTCAGCAATCGATAAAGCAGAAACTAAAGGTTTGATTCACAAAAACAAAGCAAGCCGCGACAAAGCACGTCTTGCATCAAAACTTGCATAA
- a CDS encoding sensor histidine kinase, producing MSKRFKKIISTDKFSFFIRYFAVFTLIFGLMTAIIFQLMRSTMYQTSDSTLARIKDAPALVVGFAIARTYEPNSEFIIQDGNIADESDSAESNSDTPNSPKNQKDDQLKLGYNTHVLLYSNDGVVVNPDNFTGLSDLSLDKKNLGEIKEATVDSTFGGSEDYRYVTIELAPDDLGYYSSYDIKYATIFVNVSQIKSSIETYETAVAIVMVSAWLISILASIYLSNLSMRPILISYQKQKDFVENASHELRTPLAVLQNRLEGLFRHPNATILESSESIGSSLEEVRNMRMLTTNLLNLARRDDGFKLDIAEVPPSYFDEIFENYMMIADENGKTVRVNNLIDQPIRTDKVLVKQLLTILFDNAMKYTEEDGAIQVTANIKDKLVYFTVADNGLGISDSDKKKIFDRFYRVDKARTRSKGGFGLGLSLALQISNSLKGTITVRDNQPKGTIFEVRLPR from the coding sequence ATGTCTAAGCGATTTAAAAAAATCATTTCAACAGATAAATTTTCCTTTTTTATCAGATATTTTGCTGTTTTTACACTCATTTTCGGATTAATGACCGCCATTATCTTCCAGTTAATGCGCTCAACTATGTATCAGACTTCTGATTCAACACTGGCTCGTATCAAAGATGCCCCTGCTTTGGTGGTTGGTTTTGCCATTGCACGGACCTATGAACCAAATTCAGAATTCATTATTCAAGATGGAAATATTGCTGATGAAAGTGATTCTGCAGAATCTAATTCAGATACACCAAACTCTCCTAAAAATCAGAAAGACGATCAGTTGAAACTTGGTTACAATACACATGTATTACTCTATTCAAATGATGGTGTAGTCGTTAATCCAGATAACTTTACAGGACTTTCTGATTTATCCTTAGACAAGAAAAATTTAGGCGAAATAAAGGAAGCAACGGTTGATTCTACATTCGGGGGTTCAGAAGATTATCGTTATGTTACTATTGAATTGGCGCCAGATGACCTTGGCTATTATTCTTCCTATGATATTAAATACGCGACAATTTTCGTGAATGTGAGTCAGATAAAATCATCTATTGAGACGTATGAAACTGCTGTAGCTATTGTCATGGTATCTGCTTGGCTTATTTCCATCTTGGCTAGTATTTATCTGTCAAATTTGAGTATGCGACCTATCTTAATTAGCTATCAAAAACAAAAGGATTTCGTTGAGAATGCTAGTCATGAATTGAGAACGCCTTTAGCTGTGTTACAGAATCGTTTGGAAGGTCTTTTTAGACATCCAAATGCAACCATTTTGGAAAGTAGTGAGAGTATAGGATCAAGCCTAGAGGAAGTTCGTAATATGCGTATGTTAACTACGAATTTACTGAATTTAGCTCGTCGAGATGATGGTTTCAAATTAGATATCGCTGAAGTCCCACCTAGCTATTTTGATGAAATCTTTGAGAATTACATGATGATTGCAGATGAAAATGGTAAAACAGTCAGGGTTAATAATTTGATTGATCAACCAATTCGGACGGATAAGGTGTTGGTAAAACAGCTTCTAACCATCCTATTTGATAATGCAATGAAGTATACCGAAGAAGATGGCGCTATCCAAGTGACAGCCAATATCAAAGATAAGTTAGTTTACTTTACGGTAGCAGACAATGGATTGGGTATCAGTGATAGCGATAAAAAGAAAATTTTTGATCGATTTTATCGTGTAGACAAGGCCCGTACTCGGAGCAAGGGTGGGTTTGGTCTCGGTTTATCCTTAGCCTTACAAATTTCCAATAGTTTGAAAGGCACAATCACTGTGCGGGATAATCAGCCTAAAGGAACTATTTTTGAGGTAAGATTACCGAGATAA
- a CDS encoding transglutaminase codes for MKKKSFLIILIILACTQLTGCSYFPQTEDFSKVISGEASQEAKVFENELQQMREEVADYFYYQQLDTDEERRVYLQLANGLRTFKQQITIDRVDDETYTRAFFSVANDFPEYYWMTDAMRDGIDYQDLSEPDYPLQVEEESEKIATLAQSIVSQAPKDQVYDTVKFFYEYIIQHTDYNLAALSDSQISWDNQSIKSVLLDNSSVCAGYSRTFQYLCKLAGIESVYVSGNVTGTNGETIEHAWNLVKIDQQYYGVDSTWGDPVFEEAMGSQAQSTISYDYLCVPDSILYRNRVADADLLSYWGTEYPYTERPLTYPSCTDNALNYYVQQGTYFENFDEELVVQTVSNLYQAGQRRIACQFSNQAALNQMVEYAASGTNRLFEVLGWIETYQYLYNEQTLTFELVVD; via the coding sequence GTGAAAAAGAAGAGTTTCTTAATTATATTGATCATTTTGGCTTGTACCCAGTTGACAGGCTGTTCATACTTTCCTCAAACAGAGGATTTTAGCAAGGTAATCAGCGGAGAAGCATCACAAGAAGCTAAAGTCTTTGAAAATGAATTGCAACAGATGAGGGAGGAAGTTGCTGATTACTTTTATTATCAACAATTAGACACTGATGAGGAACGCCGTGTCTACCTCCAATTAGCTAATGGTTTGCGTACCTTTAAACAGCAGATTACAATTGACAGAGTAGACGATGAGACCTATACGCGTGCATTTTTCTCTGTAGCAAATGATTTCCCTGAGTATTACTGGATGACTGACGCAATGAGGGATGGCATTGATTATCAGGACCTTTCTGAGCCTGACTATCCGCTACAGGTTGAAGAAGAAAGTGAAAAAATAGCAACTTTGGCACAATCCATCGTTAGTCAAGCTCCAAAGGATCAGGTATACGATACTGTGAAATTCTTCTATGAATACATTATTCAGCATACGGATTATAATCTTGCAGCTTTGAGTGATAGTCAGATTAGTTGGGACAATCAATCCATAAAATCAGTTTTGCTAGATAATAGCTCGGTATGTGCAGGTTATAGCCGAACCTTTCAATATTTATGTAAATTGGCTGGGATAGAATCTGTCTATGTATCTGGTAATGTGACTGGAACAAATGGTGAAACCATTGAACACGCTTGGAATTTAGTGAAGATTGATCAGCAATACTATGGTGTAGATTCAACCTGGGGTGATCCAGTCTTTGAAGAAGCTATGGGGAGTCAAGCGCAATCTACTATTAGCTATGACTATCTATGTGTTCCAGATTCCATCTTGTATAGAAATAGAGTTGCTGATGCGGACTTACTGAGTTATTGGGGAACAGAATATCCATATACGGAGAGACCACTTACCTATCCTTCTTGTACTGACAATGCCTTAAATTATTACGTTCAGCAAGGCACTTATTTTGAGAATTTTGATGAGGAATTAGTCGTTCAAACTGTTTCTAATCTTTATCAGGCAGGTCAGCGCCGGATTGCGTGTCAATTTTCTAATCAAGCAGCCTTGAATCAAATGGTGGAATATGCAGCTTCGGGTACCAATCGACTATTTGAAGTACTGGGCTGGATTGAAACTTACCAATATCTGTACAATGAACAGACCTTAACATTTGAATTGGTAGTAGACTAG
- a CDS encoding DUF2304 domain-containing protein — MALQFQLLLIVTAVLTSAVILLNIRKSNIQIEDSIFWFFFSGILVIFALVPQAIGQLSDWIGVESPANFVFLAIIFLLIVNQYRIALKQAKLELKLKDLIQYIAIETKK, encoded by the coding sequence ATGGCTCTTCAATTTCAATTATTACTTATTGTGACAGCCGTTTTGACTTCGGCAGTTATTCTATTGAATATTCGAAAATCCAATATTCAAATAGAAGATAGTATCTTTTGGTTCTTTTTTTCAGGTATTCTAGTTATTTTTGCACTTGTACCCCAAGCCATTGGCCAATTATCGGATTGGATTGGGGTCGAATCTCCTGCTAATTTCGTGTTTTTAGCTATTATTTTTTTACTAATAGTTAATCAGTACCGTATTGCATTAAAGCAAGCCAAATTAGAACTCAAACTGAAAGATCTTATTCAATATATAGCTATTGAAACTAAGAAGTAA